A window of Chryseobacterium sp. IHB B 17019 genomic DNA:
GGTCGCCTCCAAAAGAGTAACGGAGGCTTTCAAAGGTACCCTCAGCACGCTTGGTAACCGTGCGTAGAGTGTAATGGCATAAGGGTGCTTGACTGTGAGACCTACAAGTCGATCAGGTGCGAAAGCAGGACATAGTGATCCGGTGGTTCCGTATGGAAGGGCCATCGCTCATAGGATAAAAGGTACTCCGGGGATAACAGGCTAGTCTCCCCCAAGAGCTCACATCGACGGGGAGGTTCGGCACCTCGATGTCGGCTCGTCACATCCTGGGGCTGGAGAAGGTCCCAAGGGTTGGGCTGTTCGCCCATTAAAGTGGCACGCGAGCTGGGTTCAGAACGTCGTGAGACAGTTCGGTCTCTATCTATTGCGGGCGTTAGATGTTTGAGAGGGCTTGATTCTAGTACGAGAGGACCGAATTGAACAAACCTCTGGTGTATCAGTTGTACCGCCAGGTGCACCGCTGAGTAGCTACGTTTGGAAGAGATAAACACTGAAAGCATATAAGTGTGAAACTCGCCTCAAGATGAGACATCTTTTAAGGGTCGTTGGAGATGACAACGTTGATAGGCTACAGGTGTAAAGTTGGTAACAGCATAGCCGAGTAGTACTAATTACCCGTAGATTTATAGCCTATTGGTTACTATAAAACAAGCCTTATAAGTGCAACCAAGGTTTTGTCTTTGTGAAAGTTTTTATCGATTAAAACAGATGTCAGATAGAAGACATCAGATTTAAGACCATTAAAAGTCTGAAATCTGAAATCTCACCTCTGATATCTTATATACAACCTTTAGGGTGGTTTTAGCGGTGGGGCTCACCTGTTCCCATTCCGAACACAGAAGTTAAGCCCACCAGCGCCGATGGTACTGCGAAAGCGGGAGAGTAGGTCGCCGCCGGTTTTTATTTAAAACTCCTTCATCAATCGATGAAGGAGTTTTTTTATGCCCAAAAAGCAAAAAACTACAAACGCTAAAATCAAAAACAAAAGAATAAACAAAAGTCTCATACATAAATGTGTATGAGACTTTTTTCGTTTTATACCATAACAACTCCATACCCCAAAAAAAATAGATGAGTAATAAGCAATGGTAATTAATAATTTTGCTAGATGCTAGATGCTAGATGCTAGATGCTAGATGCTAGATGCTAGATGCTAGATGCTAGATGCTAGATGCTAGATGCTAGATGCTAGATGCTAAATGCTAAATGCGGGGAGCTCCGGAGGAGCGATCTGTTAATAGCCCAGATTATATGTTTGGATTATGAGCCCTGTAAGGGCGGCCTGTCGAAGTAAAACAATCTTAAACCCCTTTAACTTTCATACTCTCTTTGTCATCCTGGAAGGATCTAAAATCTTCTTTAATAGGAAATCTTCATTATACATTTTACGAACAATGAGCTTTTATTTACATTTAAAAATCTGCTTAATCACCAATCTGCGAGAGATCATTCTTCATTCTTAATTACCATTTATATATTATCGTCTTGTGTTACCTGGCTAAGTTTACACCTTTGTTTACCTTTTATATTTAAAATTAAATTATTCTTTGTCTTGCTTTGCGTTAAAAAATCCAAATAACCAAAAAAACTGTTCATTATCTTCCGCTCCTTTATTTTTGCTAAATGCTAAATGCTAAATGCTAAATGCTAAATGCTAAATGCTAAATGCTAAATGCTAAATGCTAAATGCGGGGAGCTCCGGAGGAGCGACCTGTTAATAGCCCAGATTATATGTTTGGATGTATGAGCCCTGTAAGGGCGGCCTGTAACTACAAAGATATTAATGTAGTATAGAAATATTTAAAAATCATCCATTGTTAGATACCGGAAGAAACTTAAGAGGTTTGAGGTTCTTGTGCTTATGGGAGCTACTTTGAAACCACTCCCGTCAAAAATATTTGAATTTTTTGCCACCCTCCAGAGGAGGGGAATTTAATGCTGTTAATGATAATGTTGTAAATGGTTTGATTGATAAAGCGGGGATTGTTTCACAACTTCTATTGCCTGAATTGCAGGAAGACCCTAGCCCAGATAGGAGCGGTTACCCCGCAACTGGATGTAGGAGAGTTGGAGGACATGTAACAGAAAAGCAATGGCGTGAGGAGTATGAGCGGATAGCTGGAAATAGCTCCTAATTATTTTACGAAAATTGTTTGGTTAATAGACATTGATAGATAAAATCTCTGGAAACTTTTTATTTTATGTTGTAACTTTATCTTATGAAAGAGCATATTGTGAGAGGGTTCAGGTTTGAAACTTATAAAGCACCGGAATTGTCCGTATTTGATCGGTTGCTGGAGATTTTTACGGATCTGTTGACCCATACTTCAGGAGATTTTGATGAAGCGATAGACTGGCTTCGAATGCTTGATGATGAATACAAACTTACTACACCAGAATATACTATAGATGATTTTATCGAAGATCTTAAGAGAAAGAGATATATCCGCGAGGAAATAGATCCCAATGGAAACGGGAGTAGCGTACAGTTGAGTGCAAAAATGGAACAAAATATCCGTAAACAGGCTCTTAAACAGATCTTCGGAAATCTCGAGAAAAGTGGAAGTGGAAATCATAAGACCAATAAAAGCGGTACAGGCGAAGATACAACGGGGGAATTCCGTAATTATAGTTTTGGAGATCCTGTTGAGAAAATTTCTATTACTGAAAGCCTTAAAAATGCACAGATCAACAATGGTATCGGTGATTTTCATCTTACTGAAGATGATTTAATTGTTGAAGACAGTATTCACCAATCTCAGATGAGTACGGTTCTCATGATAGACATCAGCCACAGTATGATTTTGTATGGAGAAGACCGTATTACTCCTGCCAAAAAAGTCGCAATGGCGCTTGCAGAACTAATTACTACCCGTTATCCGAAAGATACTTTGGATATTATTGTTTTTGGAGATGATGCGTGGCCGGTTAAGATTCAGGAGCTTCCTTATTTGCAGGTCGGGCCGTATCACACCAATACGGTTGCAGGTCTTCAGCTGGCGATGGATATATTGCGAAGAAAACGGAATACCAATAAACAGATCTTCATGATTACTGATGGAAAACCAAGCTGTGTACGACAGGCAGATGGTTCTTATTACATGAATTCTTTTGGTTTGGACGAATATGTGGTTCAAAAATGTTACAATATGGCGGCTCAGGCTCGCAGATTGCATATTCCCATCACTACTTTTATGATTGCTCAGGATGCTTATCTTCAACAGTTTGTGAGAGAATTTACAGAAGCCAATCAGGGAAAAGCTTTTTATACGGGACTTAACGGTTTAGGTCAAATGATTTTTGAAGATTACGAGACTAACCGTAAAAAAAGAATCCGTTAAATCAATTTTTAAACAATTAGGCACTAATAATATTCTAATAAATTATAAATCAGATATTAAAATTAATAAAATGACTGCAAAGCCAGATATAAAAACATTAGGTTCGTTAAAAGCAACAGAATATAAATCTAAAAATATCAAAGATGAGTTAAGAGATAATTTAAGAAATAAAATTTTTAAAAAAGAGCCTGTTTTTGAAGGGATTTTTGGGTATGAAAATACAGTTATTCCTCAATTGGAACACGCTATTCTCAGCCGTCATAATATCAACTTACTAGGTCTTCGAGGCCAGGCGAAAACCCGATTGGCAAGAATGATGACTGCTTTATTAGATGAATGGATTCCATTTGTCGCAGGAAGTGAAATTAACGATGATCCTTTCAATCCAATCTCACGCTATGCCAAAGAACTTATTGAAAAAGAAGGAGATAATACACCAGTTGAATGGTTGCACCGCGATGACAGATTCTTTGAAAAATTGGCGACTCCGGATGTGACGGTTGCAGATCTTATCGGTGATGTCGATCCTATTAAAGCTGCTAATCTTAAACTTTCTTATGCGGATGATCGTGTGATACATTTCGGAATGATTCCGCGTGCTAACCGATGTATTTTTGTGATTAATGAATTGCCGGACCTTCAGGCTCGTATACAGGTTTCGTTATTTAATATTTTGCAGGAAGGTGATGTTCAAATCCGTGGTTTTAAAGTGAGAATGCCTTTAGACATACAGTTTGTTTTCACTGCTAATCCAGAAGATTATACGAACAGAGGAAGCATTGTCACTCCTTTAAAAGACCGTATCGGATCACAAATTCTTACCCATTATCCTGAAAATATTCATGTTGCAAAAGAAATCACGAAGTATGAATCTAGGTTGGATAACCGGCAAACAGAAACCATTTATATTCCTTCTTTAGCCAAAGATCTTTTGGAACAGATTGGTTTTGAGGCTCGTGAAAGTGAATATGTAGATTCCAAAAGTGGGGTAAGTGCCCGTATGAGTATTACTGCCTTTGAAAATTTACTGAGTACGGCGGAACGTAGAGCTTTGTTGACAGGGGAAGAAAAAACTTCTGTAAGATTAAGTGATTTTGTAGGGATTATCCCGGCAATTACCGGAAAAGTTGAGCTGGTGTATGAAGGCGAACAGGAAGGTGCAGAAGCTGTAGCTCAGATGTTGATTGATAATGCAATCAGAAGTTTATTTACCGTTCATTTCCCAAAAGTTGAAAAATTGGAGAAAAAGGGTGTCGAAGGTCCATTCCAACAAATTACTGACTGGTTTCTTGAGGATGATGGCTTTCTAGAAATTACCGACGAATCTCCCGATGAAAGCTACGCAAAAGCGCTTAACCGTATTAATCCGCTTAATGATCTTATTGAAAAATATCAGCCAGATACAAAACCGGAAGATATTTTATTCTTAAAAGAGTTTATTCTCTGGGGACTGGCCGTTAATAAAAAATTGAATAAAGAAAGGTTCCGAACAGGTGTTTTCTTTTCTTAATTTTAATCTTATTTGAAGCTTTTTCCCGCTTTCCGCACTCGCTATTTTCAGGTTTCGGCGGGGCGGAGCCCCGCCGAAACCTGAAAATGAGCTCAAACAATTGCTACAATCGGGGCTAGGGTTGCAGTCGGTGATTTAAATATTTGTAAATTATCCACAAAATTGTCATCCTAGAAGGATCCAGTGGTGAACCTTTCTGATGACAAAGTGGAAGATTTTTTGAAAATAAAAAAAGATGTGGAAAACTAATTCCACATCTTTTTATTTTATATAATTAATACATCATCAAACCTGAATAACTCCCAAATTAAATTTCTCAGTAATAGGCGAATTGTTAGCAGCTTCAATACCCATAGAAATCCATTTTCTAGTATCTACAGGATTTATGATTGCATCTGTCCACAATCTAGCTGCTGCATAAGTGGATTCCGTTTGTTTCTGATATTTTTTTGAAATTGAATCTAAAATTTCATTATGCTCCTCTTCCGTGATCTCTTTTCCTTGTTTTTTCAAGGTTGATTCCTGAATTTGTGCTAAAACTTTTGCCGCCTGAGATCCACCCATTACAGCCAAATCAGCCCACGGCCAGGCAACGATTAATCTCGGATCGTAAGCTTTTCCGCACATTGCATAATTTCCTGCGCCGTAAGAGTTTCCTGTGATAATAGTGAATTTTGGAACAACAGAATTGGAAACCGCATTTACCATTTTTGCTCCGTCTTTAATAATTCCTCCATGTTCAGATTTTGAGCCCACCATGAAACCAGTTACATCCTGTAAAAAGACCAAAGGTATTTTTCTTTGATTACAATTGGCAATAAATCGGGTTGCTTTATCCGCTGAGTCAGAATAAATTACCCCGCCAAACTGCATTTCACCCTTACCGCTTTTTACCAATTTCCTTTGATTGGCAACAATTCCCACAGACCATCCGTCAATTCTGGCAGTTGCACAAATAATGGTTTTACCATAATCCGACTTATATTCTTCATATTCAGAATTGTCTACAAGACATTTGATAATATCTAAAGTATCATATTGATCAGCTCTGGAAACAGGAACGATTCCGAAAATATTCTCTGGGTTTTCTTTTGGCGGAAAGCTTTCAATTCTGTCAAAGCCTGCTTTTTCAGTACTTCCGATAGATTTCATTATATTTTTGATTCTATCTAAAGCATCTTTGTCATCTTTAGCTTTATAATCCGTAACTCCGGAAATCGAGCAGTGAGTCGTTGCACCACCTAAAGTTTCATTATCAATACTTTCTCCAATGGCAGCCTTCACCAAATAGCTTCCTGCAAGGAAAATAGAACCTGTTTTATCAACAATCATCGCTTCATCGCTCATGATCGGGAGGTAAGCACCACCGGCAACACAACTGCCCATTACAGCGGAAATCTGGATGATTCCTGCAGCGCTCATTTTAGCATTATTTCTGAAAATACGTCCGAACATTTCCTTATCGGGGAAAATCTCATCTTGCATTGGCAAATAAACTCCGGCGGAATCAACTAAATAAATGATGGGAAGCCTGTTTTCCATGGCAATTTCCTGTGCTCTCAGATTTTTCTTTCCTGTGATCGGAAACCAAGCTCCGGCTTTTACGGAAGCATCATTGGCAACAACGATACATTGTCTTCCGGAAACGTAACCGATGACTACAACAACGCCGCCACTTGGGCAACCGCCGTGCTCTTCATACATTTCATATCCTGCAAATGCACCAATTTCTATGGATTCAGAATTTTTGTCAAGAAGATAATCAATTCTTTCTCTTGCTGTCATTTTTCCCTCTTCACGAAGCTTCTGAAGTCTCTTTTCTCCGCCACCTTTTTTAATATTGGCGAGTAAACGATTTATTTCTGATAACTTTAATCTGTTTTGATCTTCTCGTTTGTTGAATTCAATGTCCATAAATTTCAATTTTTTCCGCTTAAAGATACTATTTTTCAGAGGATTTTAAATTGATTTAAAACAGATGTTTAATTTGTTGGTACTCAGAAATTTGTGAAATATTTAACATAAAAATATTTTTAAATAATTGATATTTTTTCTAACTTTACATCAGAGTAATAGGGATATAGTCTCTATTAATACTCTAAGTTCCTAGTTTATTTTTTTAATAGTTTATTATTTGAAGGCCCTGAAAGTTGAACAAATTTTCAGGGTTTTTTGTTGTATTTTATTTTAAAGCTAAGAAATGATTAATTTTATTTTTAAAATAGTTTTCGAAAAGAAAATTTCTTCAAAAAATTGATAAGTTTAAGACAAAATTTTTGCGGGATTTGTAAATGCTATTTGTAAATTTGCAA
This region includes:
- a CDS encoding vWA domain-containing protein, with the protein product MKEHIVRGFRFETYKAPELSVFDRLLEIFTDLLTHTSGDFDEAIDWLRMLDDEYKLTTPEYTIDDFIEDLKRKRYIREEIDPNGNGSSVQLSAKMEQNIRKQALKQIFGNLEKSGSGNHKTNKSGTGEDTTGEFRNYSFGDPVEKISITESLKNAQINNGIGDFHLTEDDLIVEDSIHQSQMSTVLMIDISHSMILYGEDRITPAKKVAMALAELITTRYPKDTLDIIVFGDDAWPVKIQELPYLQVGPYHTNTVAGLQLAMDILRRKRNTNKQIFMITDGKPSCVRQADGSYYMNSFGLDEYVVQKCYNMAAQARRLHIPITTFMIAQDAYLQQFVREFTEANQGKAFYTGLNGLGQMIFEDYETNRKKRIR
- a CDS encoding AAA family ATPase — its product is MTAKPDIKTLGSLKATEYKSKNIKDELRDNLRNKIFKKEPVFEGIFGYENTVIPQLEHAILSRHNINLLGLRGQAKTRLARMMTALLDEWIPFVAGSEINDDPFNPISRYAKELIEKEGDNTPVEWLHRDDRFFEKLATPDVTVADLIGDVDPIKAANLKLSYADDRVIHFGMIPRANRCIFVINELPDLQARIQVSLFNILQEGDVQIRGFKVRMPLDIQFVFTANPEDYTNRGSIVTPLKDRIGSQILTHYPENIHVAKEITKYESRLDNRQTETIYIPSLAKDLLEQIGFEARESEYVDSKSGVSARMSITAFENLLSTAERRALLTGEEKTSVRLSDFVGIIPAITGKVELVYEGEQEGAEAVAQMLIDNAIRSLFTVHFPKVEKLEKKGVEGPFQQITDWFLEDDGFLEITDESPDESYAKALNRINPLNDLIEKYQPDTKPEDILFLKEFILWGLAVNKKLNKERFRTGVFFS
- a CDS encoding acyl-CoA carboxylase subunit beta yields the protein MDIEFNKREDQNRLKLSEINRLLANIKKGGGEKRLQKLREEGKMTARERIDYLLDKNSESIEIGAFAGYEMYEEHGGCPSGGVVVVIGYVSGRQCIVVANDASVKAGAWFPITGKKNLRAQEIAMENRLPIIYLVDSAGVYLPMQDEIFPDKEMFGRIFRNNAKMSAAGIIQISAVMGSCVAGGAYLPIMSDEAMIVDKTGSIFLAGSYLVKAAIGESIDNETLGGATTHCSISGVTDYKAKDDKDALDRIKNIMKSIGSTEKAGFDRIESFPPKENPENIFGIVPVSRADQYDTLDIIKCLVDNSEYEEYKSDYGKTIICATARIDGWSVGIVANQRKLVKSGKGEMQFGGVIYSDSADKATRFIANCNQRKIPLVFLQDVTGFMVGSKSEHGGIIKDGAKMVNAVSNSVVPKFTIITGNSYGAGNYAMCGKAYDPRLIVAWPWADLAVMGGSQAAKVLAQIQESTLKKQGKEITEEEHNEILDSISKKYQKQTESTYAAARLWTDAIINPVDTRKWISMGIEAANNSPITEKFNLGVIQV